A single genomic interval of Streptomyces sp. 1222.5 harbors:
- a CDS encoding zinc-dependent alcohol dehydrogenase family protein: protein MSPSMRALVAVKAGEPADVLRLESRPVPTPAAGQALVRVAATPIHASDLHVLRGRYGFSLEFPAVGGHMECVGRVTALGPDTEGPEVGERVVVAAIPAVPGPPPVGTWQEYLVTDTHRLLPAPAPLSDSSACQLAVNPLTALLLVTRELDCEPGEWLLQTAAGSTVGRLVIQLCGHLGIRTINVVRRRAAVEEIKALGGDEVICTEDEDLLQRVAETAGPAGVRKALDCVAGPVGAQVSQALAPGGQVVVYGALSTHRQTDPAALTIPLQARSVIYETKAVRGFWLNRWFGTASPETALHALAQVSDLVADGVLTISGGRTFPLEHFTEAVTLAEAPAHGTKPLFVFEDGQHDDG from the coding sequence ATGTCTCCTTCCATGCGCGCGCTCGTGGCCGTGAAGGCCGGTGAGCCCGCTGATGTCCTGCGGCTGGAATCCCGGCCCGTTCCCACGCCGGCAGCCGGTCAGGCGCTGGTCCGTGTGGCGGCGACTCCGATCCACGCCAGTGATCTGCACGTGCTTCGTGGCCGCTACGGTTTCTCCCTCGAGTTCCCCGCTGTCGGCGGTCACATGGAATGCGTGGGCCGTGTCACGGCCCTGGGGCCGGACACCGAGGGACCGGAGGTCGGCGAGCGGGTGGTGGTCGCCGCGATCCCGGCGGTACCCGGGCCCCCGCCGGTCGGCACCTGGCAGGAGTACCTCGTGACCGACACGCACAGACTCCTGCCGGCCCCCGCCCCTCTGAGCGACTCCAGCGCCTGCCAGCTCGCCGTCAACCCGCTGACCGCACTGCTTCTCGTGACGCGCGAACTCGACTGTGAGCCCGGCGAATGGCTGCTCCAGACGGCGGCGGGCTCCACCGTCGGCCGCCTGGTCATCCAGCTGTGCGGGCATCTCGGCATCCGCACCATCAATGTCGTGCGGCGCCGCGCTGCCGTCGAGGAGATCAAGGCGCTCGGCGGTGACGAGGTCATCTGCACCGAGGACGAGGACCTCCTGCAGCGGGTGGCCGAGACAGCGGGACCGGCCGGCGTGCGCAAGGCGCTCGACTGTGTCGCGGGACCTGTGGGTGCCCAGGTGTCCCAGGCGCTGGCACCAGGAGGGCAGGTCGTGGTCTACGGTGCGCTCTCCACCCATCGGCAGACCGACCCGGCTGCGCTGACGATCCCGCTGCAGGCGCGCTCGGTCATCTACGAGACCAAGGCGGTCCGGGGCTTCTGGCTGAACCGCTGGTTCGGCACCGCCTCACCCGAGACTGCGCTGCACGCGCTGGCCCAGGTGAGCGATCTCGTCGCGGACGGGGTGCTGACCATCTCGGGAGGCCGGACGTTCCCGCTCGAACACTTCACCGAAGCCGTCACGCTGGCCGAGGCACCCGCCCACGGCACCAAGCCACTCTTCGTCTTCGAGGACGGCCAGCACGACGACGGGTAG
- a CDS encoding catalase family protein — MATQFVRYTPDIESDDPAFDKNLQIAMQYSGRFVADSFTAEGTGQAVRSAHAKGYALVRGEVDILEQLPPEYAQGIYATPGRHDALVRFSNGSGHLGTDARLGPVTGLALKLFDIDGPTLLEDEPDTRTFDYANINAPIFFCNTVEHYNFIQDLVTSAPTYLADGKPGFHRFLHDWVTGKGTLPPEEWAWEELRAFLTVSQRQLVNLLLSTYWTMGSVRHGDYIAKVSFAPSPALADKVEQRSLDLASAPEVFRPAVVSELRERPYEFDIQVQLCADLERMPVEDVTVEWPEELSPPVTVAKLRIPRQDISGEDNLRKLDTLSFNPWRVTAEHRPLGNIMRVRKEVYRNSSILRHKLNDQERKEPRSADDVLPLP; from the coding sequence ATGGCCACGCAATTCGTGAGATACACACCGGACATCGAATCCGATGACCCCGCATTCGACAAGAATCTGCAGATCGCCATGCAGTACTCGGGGCGGTTCGTCGCCGACTCGTTCACAGCCGAGGGCACCGGACAAGCCGTCCGCTCCGCGCATGCCAAGGGGTACGCCCTGGTCAGGGGAGAGGTGGACATCCTGGAGCAACTCCCGCCCGAATACGCCCAGGGCATCTACGCCACACCGGGACGGCACGACGCCCTCGTCCGCTTCTCCAACGGATCGGGCCATCTCGGGACCGATGCCCGGCTGGGCCCGGTCACCGGACTGGCGCTGAAGCTCTTCGACATCGACGGCCCGACTCTGCTGGAGGACGAGCCCGACACGCGGACCTTCGATTACGCCAACATCAATGCGCCGATCTTCTTCTGCAACACCGTCGAGCACTACAACTTCATCCAGGACCTGGTCACGAGCGCGCCGACCTACCTCGCCGACGGCAAGCCCGGCTTCCACCGGTTCCTGCACGACTGGGTCACGGGAAAGGGAACGCTGCCTCCCGAGGAGTGGGCGTGGGAGGAGCTACGCGCCTTCCTCACCGTCTCCCAAAGGCAGCTGGTCAACCTGTTGCTGTCGACCTACTGGACCATGGGCTCCGTGCGGCACGGCGACTACATCGCCAAGGTGAGCTTTGCGCCCAGCCCTGCCCTCGCCGACAAGGTGGAGCAGCGAAGTCTCGACCTGGCCTCGGCACCGGAGGTCTTCCGGCCGGCTGTCGTCTCCGAACTGCGGGAACGCCCCTACGAATTCGACATCCAGGTCCAGCTCTGTGCCGACCTGGAGCGGATGCCGGTGGAGGACGTCACCGTCGAATGGCCGGAGGAGTTGTCCCCACCGGTCACCGTGGCGAAGCTGCGTATCCCACGGCAGGACATCTCCGGCGAGGACAACCTGAGGAAACTGGACACCCTGTCCTTCAATCCGTGGCGGGTGACGGCGGAACACCGTCCCCTGGGCAACATCATGCGGGTACGCAAAGAGGTGTACCGGAACTCCTCGATTCTGCGTCACAAGCTCAACGACCAGGAGCGTAAGGAACCCCGCAGCGCCGACGACGTACTGCCGCTGCCGTAA